AAGCTACTTTTACACCTTGAATATCATAAATTTGATATGGTAATACAAATTTTGATCCATCATCTTCATTTTCTATATTAACAGAGATTACTGACCCTTTGAAATTTTTAACATTTCTTAATAAGAAATCTTTTTCAAAGTTAAACTCATGGTTCCCTAAAATCCATGCATCATAATCCATTGTATTCATAGCATCTACCATTGGATGTGTTTCTAAATTGTTAAATAACTCCGCACTATTATCTTGAACAGTATCTCCAATATCCATAAGTATTAAATTTGGATTTTTCTCTCTAAGCTCTTTTACTATTGTATAAGTCTTTGCAAATCCAGCACTCTTATCTTCAGAATCTATTCCATACTCATAAGGATAAATTCTTCCATGAACGTCTGATGTTGCTGCAAAAGACAGTGTAACCTCTTCTGGCCCAGCCTCTCCCTTTTTAATAACTTTTTTCTCTAGGTTAAGTTTATTTTCTTTAAACTCCTTAACCTCAGTGTTTGTTGCTGTTTTAGGTGTTTCCTCTTTTTTTCCACAACCAATTAAAGCCATAGATAAAAGAGCTCCTAAAACTAAGAATTTAGTACTTCTCACTAATTTTCCTCCCCTTTTCTTTTTATTAATATTATTGAAACAACAGCTGTTATTGGAACAGTTGCTATTATTCCTATACTTCCTGCTAGTGCATTTACAATTTCTATTGCAATTGCTGGTATATTTATAAACTGTTGATATACCATTCCATATCCCCATATCATCATCATTAAAGGTAACGAACCTCCTGCAAAAGCAAGTATTAAAGTATTTATCATCGTCCCTACAATGTCTCTACCTATAACCATAGCAGAATCAAACAGTTCCTTTGATGACAACGTTGGTTTATGTTGATGTATTTCATTGACTGAAGATGAAATAGACATCGCTACATCCATAACAGCTCCTAAAGAAGCTATCAATATGGATACAAATAGTAGTCCTTCTATTTGTAATTTAAAATCTCTTGTTATATATAAAAGTTGCTGCCCTTCTGATAGATTTAATCCACTTAAATTCATTACTTTTCCAAATCCATATGATATTAACCCTGCCATTGTAATTCCACTAATAGTTCCTATTATAGCTGAATAAGTTTTTCTATCATATCCACCTATTAATAAAAAACTAACTATTATTATCAAAGATGATAACAATATTGATGTTGAAATTGGATCCACACCTTTAAAAAGTAAAGGTAATAAAATATAAATTATTACTGATCCTGTAAAGGCTAACGCTAATAGCGATTTAACTCCTTTTAATTTTCCTAAAACTAAAACTGCTCCTATAAAAATTGCTCCTAATAGATGAATAGCTCGGTCTCTTTTTAAATTATACAACCAAACAGTAGGTTTAGCTTTATCCTCTTTCACAGTAAATATAGCCTTTAATCCCACATTAGCATATACATTATGTAAAGCACTTAAAGAGTTGTAAACTTTAAAAGTCTCTCCCTTGTATTTTCCTTCAAGGATTTTAACTTCTAATGTTTGACCTCCTCTAAATTTTCCTTTCATCACAGGATCTTTCATCAATTCTTCTTCAATTACTTTGGTAACTTCTCCTTGAACAAATTCTTGTGGAAACTTTACTTTTCCCTTTAAATTTTCACTAAATTTTGGAGAATATATAGCCATTACTA
This portion of the Candidatus Cetobacterium colombiensis genome encodes:
- a CDS encoding YibE/F family protein — encoded protein: MKKILLPFLVIVSILVMAIYSPKFSENLKGKVKFPQEFVQGEVTKVIEEELMKDPVMKGKFRGGQTLEVKILEGKYKGETFKVYNSLSALHNVYANVGLKAIFTVKEDKAKPTVWLYNLKRDRAIHLLGAIFIGAVLVLGKLKGVKSLLALAFTGSVIIYILLPLLFKGVDPISTSILLSSLIIIVSFLLIGGYDRKTYSAIIGTISGITMAGLISYGFGKVMNLSGLNLSEGQQLLYITRDFKLQIEGLLFVSILIASLGAVMDVAMSISSSVNEIHQHKPTLSSKELFDSAMVIGRDIVGTMINTLILAFAGGSLPLMMMIWGYGMVYQQFINIPAIAIEIVNALAGSIGIIATVPITAVVSIILIKRKGEEN